The following coding sequences are from one Streptococcus sp. NPS 308 window:
- a CDS encoding RluA family pseudouridine synthase: MQFIFTLPESLPQMTVKQFLEEQLLIPRKIRHFLRIKKNILINHEEVHWNEMVKSGDICQLTFDEEDYPPKEILWGKPDLVQEIYQDQHLIVVNKPEGMKTHGNQPDEIALLNHVSAYVGQTCYIVHRLDMETSGLVLFAKNPFILPILNRLLEKKEIAREYWALVEGQVGSKKLIFRDKIGRDRHDRRKRVVDSKNGQYAETQLSRLKQFPNKTSLVRCKLKTGRTHQIRVHLSHHKHPILGDPLYNSQSKTSRLMLHAFRLSLTHPLTLEKLSFTALSDTFERELKKNG; encoded by the coding sequence ATGCAATTCATATTTACACTACCCGAATCCTTGCCTCAAATGACGGTCAAGCAATTCCTAGAGGAACAACTCCTCATTCCCAGAAAGATCCGTCATTTTTTGAGAATAAAGAAGAACATCTTAATTAACCACGAAGAAGTTCACTGGAACGAGATGGTCAAGTCAGGGGATATTTGCCAATTGACTTTTGACGAGGAAGATTATCCCCCAAAGGAAATTCTTTGGGGCAAGCCAGACCTCGTTCAAGAAATTTATCAAGATCAACATCTCATTGTTGTCAACAAACCCGAAGGCATGAAAACACACGGCAATCAACCAGATGAAATCGCCCTTCTCAACCACGTCTCTGCCTACGTTGGTCAAACTTGCTATATTGTTCATCGTCTGGATATGGAAACAAGCGGCCTAGTGCTTTTTGCAAAAAATCCTTTTATCCTTCCCATTCTTAATCGTTTGTTGGAGAAAAAGGAAATCGCTCGTGAGTACTGGGCACTCGTAGAGGGGCAAGTAGGGAGTAAAAAACTTATCTTCCGAGATAAAATTGGTCGCGATCGACATGATCGCAGAAAACGAGTGGTAGATTCCAAAAATGGGCAATATGCTGAAACACAGTTAAGTCGATTAAAACAATTTCCAAATAAGACTTCTCTTGTTCGTTGCAAACTAAAGACCGGTCGAACGCATCAGATTCGTGTTCACCTCTCTCACCATAAACACCCTATCCTAGGCGACCCTCTCTATAATAGTCAATCAAAGACAAGCCGGCTCATGCTCCATGCCTTCCGACTATCCCTTACCCATCCACTCACCTTAGAAAAGTTGAGCTTCACTGCCCTTTCTGATACATTTGAGAGAGAATTAAAAAAGAATGGATGA
- a CDS encoding ABC transporter permease, giving the protein MVKSLKKSKNKGLSFKNKFKLSLSNFMERKWRNLLIAVATSIGFVGVLISFGLGNALISMIDENTNGGKLPSQVQIALNSSVAGRGFLNQDDKNYITDTIGKENIKYLESPFGMTMSKISIDGHEVDFSQALPSYAQIVSLYEDTSISVSSNEKEKVLAGSLYTDVNEQGLTIPMSLLKNWNEQTGNNLTASDVIGKPVSATIVENAAEGSKLAGFQTHIVRVINDEDDTEDSNSFMASKQIETILKEAEFTKAVSYFILELKDPSRTKTVTEELQKNKKYTVLSQQAVLDIVITFIRVIQGLLIVLSSQAIVVAAVMIGIIIYINIMQRSKEIGVMKAVGYQNRDVKGIFIYEALWIVGIALFIAFIIAQGIGSLANVIVHHFYPSISKVFELNLLSILGTLVFALFLGYISAFFPARKISKMDPVESLRYE; this is encoded by the coding sequence ATGGTGAAGTCGTTGAAGAAGTCAAAAAATAAAGGATTATCCTTTAAAAATAAATTCAAGCTTTCTTTAAGTAACTTTATGGAAAGAAAGTGGCGTAACTTGTTGATTGCAGTAGCAACCTCGATTGGTTTTGTAGGCGTGTTGATTTCTTTTGGTTTAGGAAATGCCTTGATTTCGATGATTGATGAAAATACCAACGGGGGCAAGCTTCCTTCCCAAGTTCAGATTGCACTGAATTCTAGTGTTGCTGGAAGAGGTTTTCTAAACCAAGATGATAAGAACTACATCACAGATACGATTGGGAAAGAAAATATTAAATATCTAGAGAGTCCTTTTGGTATGACCATGTCAAAGATCAGCATAGACGGACACGAAGTGGATTTTAGCCAAGCCCTGCCTTCTTATGCTCAAATCGTGAGTTTATATGAAGATACAAGTATTTCTGTTAGTAGCAATGAAAAAGAAAAAGTGCTAGCAGGCTCTCTTTATACGGATGTTAACGAGCAGGGATTGACGATTCCGATGAGTTTGCTCAAAAATTGGAATGAACAAACCGGGAACAATCTGACGGCTAGTGATGTGATTGGTAAACCAGTATCGGCAACCATTGTAGAAAATGCTGCTGAAGGTAGCAAGTTGGCAGGTTTTCAGACTCATATTGTGCGTGTCATCAATGACGAAGATGATACAGAAGATAGTAATAGTTTTATGGCATCCAAGCAGATAGAAACGATTTTAAAAGAAGCTGAATTCACAAAGGCCGTATCCTATTTTATTTTGGAGCTTAAAGACCCATCTCGTACGAAAACAGTAACAGAAGAATTGCAGAAAAATAAGAAGTATACAGTTCTCTCTCAACAGGCTGTTCTTGATATTGTGATTACCTTTATTCGTGTCATCCAGGGATTACTGATTGTGCTTTCTTCACAAGCGATTGTGGTGGCAGCAGTTATGATAGGCATCATCATTTATATCAATATCATGCAACGTTCTAAGGAAATCGGTGTCATGAAGGCTGTTGGCTATCAAAATAGAGATGTGAAAGGAATCTTTATCTACGAAGCTCTTTGGATTGTAGGAATTGCCTTGTTTATAGCTTTCATCATTGCTCAAGGGATAGGCAGTCTAGCGAATGTTATTGTTCACCATTTCTATCCATCAATCTCTAAAGTTTTTGAATTAAATCTTCTCTCTATTTTAGGGACTTTGGTTTTTGCTTTGTTTCTTGGCTATATTTCTGCCTTCTTCCCAGCACGTAAGATTAGCAAAATGGATCCAGTGGAATCCTTACGCTATGAGTAG
- a CDS encoding MORN repeat-containing protein, producing MEKFKEIFEKYRVYLTRSRIEIATVLLIAICAVSVFLLNIPKKGVLILDNGALVYDGTLVRGKMNGQGTMTFENGDQYTGEFNNGAFNGKGTFQSKSGWKYEGDFVNGQAEGQGKLTTEQEVVYEGSFKQGVFQQKQ from the coding sequence ATGGAAAAGTTTAAAGAAATCTTCGAAAAATATCGAGTATATCTAACTCGCTCGCGTATAGAGATTGCAACCGTTCTTCTAATCGCTATCTGTGCCGTATCAGTTTTTCTACTAAACATACCAAAAAAAGGAGTACTGATACTTGACAATGGTGCGCTTGTTTATGATGGAACCTTGGTAAGAGGAAAGATGAATGGTCAGGGGACTATGACTTTTGAAAACGGGGACCAATACACAGGAGAGTTCAATAATGGGGCTTTCAATGGTAAAGGAACCTTCCAGTCCAAATCTGGCTGGAAATACGAAGGCGATTTTGTAAACGGCCAGGCCGAAGGTCAAGGGAAATTGACAACCGAGCAAGAAGTTGTCTATGAAGGAAGCTTTAAACAAGGCGTTTTCCAACAAAAACAATAA
- a CDS encoding helix-turn-helix domain-containing protein, with translation MGQVNELGEKVRILREEKGLSRPVFCGDESELSVRQLVRIEKGEFRPTIKTLEYIANTLGIPSYVLMPDYKELPKRYQELKYFLLHHPDYGDKELQEQKEEYFDEIFEYFYDGLPHDEKVLVDCLQAIDAVRATGNSLYGDSVLENGLQDLLSRDVYKAEDLLKLRLYFVCKLMDGLNEGEIKKSEHETILYFHDKLSSQVDKIEFDCLDLLRDSLLASLTCIEIMGLFHYFKRAVETLNRIGQKTRDFQKQPIVLMVEWKYYIQTDYETAKQKYEEAKMMARMFGNEKLIVSLDNEWAEDLERYR, from the coding sequence ATGGGACAAGTGAATGAATTAGGAGAGAAGGTACGAATCCTTAGAGAGGAGAAAGGTCTTAGTCGTCCAGTTTTTTGTGGGGATGAGTCAGAATTGTCAGTCCGTCAGTTGGTCCGCATCGAAAAAGGAGAATTTCGTCCTACGATAAAAACACTAGAATATATAGCGAATACACTAGGTATTCCATCTTATGTCTTGATGCCAGACTATAAGGAATTACCCAAGCGTTACCAAGAATTAAAGTACTTTCTTCTTCATCATCCTGACTACGGCGACAAAGAGTTGCAGGAACAGAAGGAAGAATATTTTGATGAGATTTTTGAATATTTTTATGATGGTTTGCCACATGATGAGAAAGTGCTAGTGGATTGTCTTCAAGCTATAGATGCAGTGAGAGCGACTGGTAATTCCTTGTATGGTGATAGTGTGCTTGAGAATGGTTTACAAGATTTACTATCCAGAGATGTATATAAGGCTGAGGATTTATTGAAATTGAGGCTGTATTTTGTATGTAAGTTAATGGATGGTTTAAACGAGGGTGAGATAAAAAAGTCTGAGCATGAAACTATTCTTTATTTTCATGATAAATTAAGTTCTCAGGTTGATAAGATAGAGTTCGATTGTTTGGACTTACTTAGAGACTCCTTGTTAGCTTCTTTAACTTGTATAGAGATTATGGGGCTATTTCATTATTTTAAGAGAGCAGTTGAGACCTTAAATAGAATAGGACAGAAAACACGAGATTTTCAAAAACAACCGATTGTCTTGATGGTGGAGTGGAAATATTATATTCAGACGGATTATGAAACAGCCAAACAAAAGTATGAAGAAGCAAAAATGATGGCAAGGATGTTTGGCAATGAGAAGTTAATTGTTAGTTTAGATAATGAATGGGCCGAGGATCTAGAAAGATATCGTTAA
- the adhE gene encoding bifunctional acetaldehyde-CoA/alcohol dehydrogenase — protein sequence MADKKTVTPEQKQLAAEKHVDGLVQKALVALDEMRKLNQEQVDYIVAKASVAALDAHGILAQHAIEETGRGVFEDKATKNLFACEHVVNNMRGVKTVGVIEDDPVTGLTKIAEPVGVVCGVTPTTNPTSTAIFKSLIALKTRNPIVFAFHPSAQESSAHAAQIVRDAAIAAGAPENCVQWITEPSMEATGALMNHEGIATILATGGNAMVKAAYSCGKPALGVGAGNVPAYVEKSADLRQAAHDIVMSKSFDNGMVCASEQAVIIDKEVYDEFVEEFKSYHTYFVNKKEKALLEEFCFGVKANSKNCAGAKLNANIVGKPATWIAEQAGFSVPEGTNILAAECAEVGPKEPLTREKLSPVIAVLKAEDTEDGLTKARQMVEFNGLGHSAAIHTKDEELAKRFGTEIKAMRIIWNSPSTFGGIGDVYNAFIPSLTLGCGSYGRNSVGDNVSAINLLNIKKVGKRRNNMQWFKVPSKIYFERNSIQYLQTCEDIERVLIVTDKSIEKLGFVQRVIDQLNARSNRVTIQVFSDVEPDPDITTVERGAEVMKAFEPDTIIALGGGSPMDAAKVMWLFYEQPEIDFRDLVQKFMDIRKRAFRFPSLGKKAKYIGIPTTSGTGSEVTPFAVISDKKNNRKYPLADYSLTPTIAIVDPALVESVPDFIAADTGMDVLTHATEAYTSNFANDYTDGIALQTIKLVFEWLEKSVKTADPEAREKMHNASTMAGMAFANAFLGMSHSMAHKIGGVHHTVHGRTNAILLPYVIRYNGTRPSKTTTWPKYNYWKADEKFQDIAKMLGLPHSTPEEAVEAYAKAVYELGVAVGIKMNFKDQGIDEKAWKDSLHEIALLAYEDQCSPANPRLPMVADMEEIMADAYYGYAERPGRRK from the coding sequence ATGGCTGATAAAAAAACTGTAACACCTGAGCAAAAACAACTCGCTGCTGAAAAGCATGTAGACGGACTAGTACAAAAAGCTTTGGTTGCGCTTGATGAAATGCGCAAGTTGAACCAAGAACAAGTTGACTACATCGTAGCGAAAGCTTCGGTTGCAGCTCTTGATGCGCACGGTATCCTAGCACAACACGCAATTGAAGAAACTGGTCGTGGTGTATTTGAAGATAAGGCGACAAAAAACCTTTTTGCCTGTGAACATGTTGTGAATAACATGCGCGGAGTTAAAACTGTCGGAGTTATCGAAGATGATCCCGTTACAGGATTGACTAAGATTGCAGAACCTGTCGGTGTTGTGTGTGGTGTCACTCCAACAACAAACCCAACATCAACAGCAATTTTCAAATCATTGATTGCTTTGAAAACACGTAATCCAATCGTGTTTGCCTTCCACCCATCAGCTCAAGAATCTTCTGCCCATGCAGCACAAATCGTTCGTGATGCGGCAATCGCAGCTGGAGCTCCTGAAAACTGTGTTCAATGGATTACAGAGCCATCTATGGAGGCAACTGGAGCGCTTATGAACCACGAAGGTATTGCGACTATCCTTGCAACTGGTGGTAATGCCATGGTTAAGGCTGCTTACTCATGTGGGAAGCCAGCTCTTGGGGTAGGTGCCGGAAACGTTCCAGCCTATGTAGAAAAATCTGCCGACCTTCGTCAAGCTGCCCATGACATCGTTATGTCTAAATCATTTGATAATGGTATGGTCTGTGCATCAGAGCAAGCGGTTATCATTGATAAAGAAGTGTATGACGAATTTGTAGAAGAATTCAAATCATACCACACTTACTTTGTAAACAAAAAAGAAAAAGCCCTTCTTGAAGAATTCTGTTTCGGTGTGAAAGCAAACAGCAAAAACTGTGCTGGTGCTAAACTAAATGCCAACATCGTTGGTAAACCAGCAACATGGATTGCAGAACAAGCAGGATTCAGCGTTCCAGAAGGAACAAACATCTTGGCTGCAGAATGTGCAGAAGTAGGACCAAAAGAACCATTGACTCGTGAGAAATTGTCACCAGTTATTGCTGTCCTAAAAGCTGAAGACACAGAAGATGGTCTTACAAAAGCTCGTCAAATGGTTGAGTTTAACGGACTTGGTCACTCAGCAGCTATCCATACAAAAGACGAAGAGCTTGCTAAACGCTTTGGTACAGAAATCAAAGCTATGCGTATTATCTGGAACTCTCCATCTACTTTCGGTGGTATTGGTGATGTTTACAATGCCTTCATCCCATCATTGACACTTGGATGTGGTTCATACGGACGCAACTCAGTTGGTGATAACGTGAGCGCTATTAACCTTCTAAACATCAAGAAAGTAGGGAAACGTAGAAATAATATGCAATGGTTTAAAGTTCCTTCAAAAATTTACTTCGAACGCAACTCTATCCAATATCTTCAAACATGTGAAGATATTGAGCGCGTTCTGATTGTTACAGACAAATCTATCGAAAAACTTGGCTTTGTTCAACGTGTTATTGATCAATTGAACGCACGTAGCAACCGTGTAACTATTCAAGTCTTCTCAGATGTTGAACCAGATCCAGACATCACAACTGTAGAACGTGGTGCTGAAGTGATGAAAGCATTTGAACCAGATACAATTATCGCTCTTGGTGGTGGTTCTCCAATGGACGCTGCGAAAGTGATGTGGCTCTTCTACGAACAACCAGAAATCGACTTCCGTGACTTGGTTCAAAAATTCATGGATATCCGTAAACGTGCCTTCCGCTTCCCATCACTTGGTAAGAAAGCGAAGTACATCGGTATCCCAACAACTTCAGGTACAGGTTCAGAAGTAACACCATTTGCCGTTATCTCTGACAAGAAAAACAACCGCAAATACCCATTGGCTGACTACTCATTGACACCAACGATTGCGATTGTTGATCCTGCTTTGGTTGAATCAGTTCCAGACTTCATCGCAGCTGACACTGGTATGGACGTCTTGACTCACGCTACTGAAGCTTACACTTCAAACTTTGCCAACGACTACACAGACGGTATTGCGCTTCAAACAATCAAACTTGTCTTTGAATGGTTGGAAAAATCTGTTAAGACAGCTGACCCAGAAGCACGTGAAAAAATGCATAATGCGTCTACAATGGCTGGTATGGCCTTCGCCAATGCCTTCCTTGGTATGAGCCACTCAATGGCCCACAAGATCGGTGGTGTTCACCATACTGTTCACGGACGTACAAACGCAATCTTGCTTCCATACGTTATCCGTTACAACGGAACTCGTCCATCTAAGACGACTACATGGCCTAAATACAACTACTGGAAAGCTGATGAGAAATTCCAAGACATCGCGAAAATGCTTGGCTTGCCTCACTCAACTCCAGAAGAAGCAGTTGAAGCATACGCTAAAGCTGTTTACGAACTTGGTGTTGCAGTAGGTATCAAGATGAACTTCAAGGATCAAGGGATTGATGAAAAAGCTTGGAAAGACAGCTTGCATGAAATTGCCTTGCTTGCTTATGAAGACCAATGTTCACCTGCTAACCCTCGCTTGCCAATGGTAGCTGACATGGAAGAAATCATGGCAGATGCTTACTATGGTTATGCAGAACGTCCAGGACGTCGTAAATAA
- a CDS encoding ABC transporter ATP-binding protein, translating to MSILSMKNISKFYALDGKHKEQALRNINLQIAEGKITAIYGPSGCGKTSLLNIISGLDREYEGILAFKGESLRELSEIELTQFRKDNIGFVFQNFNLIPHQSVLDNVKLPLYVKDLSDKEMTRIAQEQLHSLGMEPFMAKNVKQLSGGQKQRVAIARALVNQPDMIVADEPTGSLDSQSQEMVLEVFKNLAQAGKTVLIVTHNPEVAEYADVIIKMKDGEVVEEVKK from the coding sequence ATGTCTATTTTATCCATGAAAAATATTTCAAAATTTTACGCTTTGGACGGCAAACATAAAGAGCAGGCTCTAAGAAATATTAATCTACAGATTGCAGAAGGAAAAATTACAGCGATTTATGGTCCGTCAGGCTGTGGCAAAACCAGTCTATTGAATATTATCAGTGGTCTTGATAGAGAGTATGAGGGAATTTTAGCTTTTAAAGGGGAGTCTCTCAGAGAACTATCGGAGATTGAATTAACTCAATTCCGTAAAGATAATATTGGATTTGTCTTTCAAAACTTCAATCTCATTCCTCACCAGTCTGTTTTGGACAATGTTAAGTTGCCTCTCTATGTCAAAGATTTATCCGATAAAGAAATGACAAGGATCGCTCAGGAGCAACTTCATAGTCTAGGGATGGAGCCTTTTATGGCTAAGAATGTAAAACAGCTTTCTGGTGGGCAAAAGCAACGTGTAGCCATTGCACGTGCTTTGGTCAATCAACCAGATATGATTGTAGCTGATGAGCCAACTGGGTCACTCGATTCTCAATCTCAGGAGATGGTTTTGGAAGTGTTCAAAAATTTGGCCCAAGCTGGGAAAACAGTTCTGATTGTTACTCATAACCCGGAGGTTGCTGAGTATGCAGATGTGATTATCAAAATGAAGGATGGTGAAGTCGTTGAAGAAGTCAAAAAATAA
- the gap gene encoding type I glyceraldehyde-3-phosphate dehydrogenase, with translation MVVKVGINGFGRIGRLAFRRIQNVEGVEVTRINDLTDPVMLAHLLKYDTTQGRFDGTVEVKEGGFEVNGKFVKVSAERDPEQIDWATDGVEIVLEATGFFAKKDAAEKHLKGGAKKVVITAPGGNDVKTVVFNTNHDVLDGTETVISGASCTTNCLAPMAKALQDNFGVVEGLMTTIHAYTGDQMILDGPHRGGDLRRARAGAANIVPNSTGAAKAIGLVIPELNGKLDGSAQRVPTPTGSVTELVAVLEKNVTVDEVNAAMKAAANESYGYTEDPIVSSDIVGMAYGSLFDATQTKVLDVDGKQLVKVVSWYDNEMSYTAQLVRTLEYFAKIAK, from the coding sequence ATGGTAGTTAAAGTTGGTATTAACGGTTTCGGCCGTATCGGTCGTCTTGCTTTCCGCCGTATCCAAAACGTAGAAGGTGTTGAAGTTACTCGCATCAACGACCTTACAGATCCAGTTATGCTTGCTCACTTGTTGAAATACGACACAACTCAAGGTCGTTTCGACGGTACTGTAGAAGTTAAAGAAGGTGGATTCGAAGTTAACGGTAAATTCGTTAAAGTTTCTGCTGAACGTGATCCAGAACAAATCGACTGGGCTACTGACGGTGTAGAAATCGTTCTTGAAGCAACTGGTTTCTTTGCTAAGAAAGATGCAGCTGAAAAACACCTTAAAGGTGGAGCTAAGAAAGTTGTTATCACTGCTCCTGGTGGAAACGACGTTAAAACAGTTGTATTTAACACTAACCACGACGTTCTTGACGGTACTGAAACAGTTATCTCAGGTGCTTCATGTACTACAAACTGCTTGGCTCCAATGGCTAAAGCTCTTCAAGACAACTTCGGTGTTGTTGAAGGATTGATGACTACTATCCACGCTTACACTGGTGACCAAATGATCCTTGACGGACCACACCGTGGTGGTGACCTTCGCCGTGCTCGTGCTGGTGCTGCAAACATCGTTCCTAACTCAACTGGTGCTGCTAAAGCTATCGGTCTTGTAATCCCAGAATTGAATGGTAAATTGGACGGATCTGCACAACGCGTTCCAACTCCAACTGGATCAGTTACTGAATTGGTAGCAGTTCTTGAAAAGAACGTTACTGTTGATGAAGTAAACGCAGCTATGAAAGCAGCAGCTAACGAATCATACGGATACACTGAAGATCCAATCGTATCTTCAGATATCGTAGGTATGGCTTACGGTTCATTGTTCGACGCAACTCAAACTAAAGTTCTTGATGTTGACGGCAAACAATTGGTTAAAGTTGTATCATGGTACGACAACGAAATGTCATACACTGCACAACTTGTACGTACTCTTGAATACTTCGCAAAAATCGCTAAATAA
- a CDS encoding helix-turn-helix domain-containing protein: MNELGEKVRILREEKGLSRPVFCGDESELSVRQLVRIEKGEFRPTIKTLEYIADRLGIPSYVLMPDYKELPKRYQELKYFLLHHPDYGDKELQEQKEEYFDEIFESFYDDLPRDEKVIVDCLQAIDAVRATDDEQYGLALVDEYLDELCNQSEFSFSDLLKIRLYFLCSYLENIKKGYLSISEQIKLQSMFQKVCDKVEKSNTEDLFLVRDVLFAGLGSCELLNNLELFKLAVEKLNWIAEKTRDFQKQPIVLMVEWKYYIQTDYETAKQKYEEAKMMARMFGNEQLLISLDNEWAEDLERYL; this comes from the coding sequence GTGAATGAATTAGGAGAGAAGGTACGAATCCTTAGAGAGGAGAAAGGTCTTAGTCGTCCAGTTTTTTGTGGGGATGAGTCAGAGTTGTCCGTTCGTCAGTTGGTCCGCATTGAAAAAGGAGAATTTCGTCCTACGATAAAAACACTGGAATATATTGCGGATAGGCTAGGTATTCCATCGTATGTCTTGATGCCAGACTATAAGGAATTACCCAAGCGTTACCAAGAATTAAAGTACTTTCTTCTTCATCATCCTGACTATGGAGACAAAGAGTTGCAGGAACAAAAGGAAGAATATTTTGATGAGATTTTTGAGAGTTTTTATGATGATTTACCACGTGATGAGAAAGTGATAGTGGATTGTCTTCAAGCCATAGATGCAGTGAGAGCGACTGATGATGAACAGTATGGGCTTGCGCTAGTAGATGAGTATTTGGACGAACTTTGTAATCAAAGTGAGTTTTCGTTTTCAGACCTTTTGAAAATTCGATTGTATTTTTTATGTAGTTATTTAGAAAATATAAAAAAAGGATACTTATCTATTAGCGAGCAGATAAAACTTCAATCAATGTTTCAAAAGGTTTGTGATAAAGTAGAGAAAAGTAATACCGAAGATTTATTTCTAGTTCGAGACGTATTATTTGCAGGATTAGGTAGTTGTGAACTGCTTAACAACCTAGAGTTATTTAAGTTGGCGGTGGAAAAACTCAATTGGATTGCTGAAAAAACACGAGATTTTCAAAAACAACCGATTGTCTTGATGGTGGAGTGGAAATATTATATTCAGACGGATTATGAAACAGCCAAACAAAAGTATGAAGAAGCAAAAATGATGGCAAGGATGTTTGGTAATGAGCAGTTACTCATTAGTTTAGATAATGAATGGGCCGAGGATCTAGAAAGATATCTTTAA